A single genomic interval of Litoreibacter ponti harbors:
- a CDS encoding NAD(P)/FAD-dependent oxidoreductase: protein MTWDVIIIGAGAAGMMCAIEAGRRGRSVLVLDHAKAAGEKIRISGGGRCNFTNFDIQPDRFLSQNPRFALSALKRYTQWDFIAMVDAAGIPWHEKTLGQLFCDRSAKDVIAMLLGAMDDAGAQLRLNTSVEAVAQREGGFRIETSAGALDCAALVIATGGKSIPKMGATGFGYKIAEQFGLNLIETRPALVPLTFAEQELARTKDLAGASVTAKVACNGASFDEGLLFTHRGLSGPSVLQISSYWREGDLLEVDLAAVANVGETLKTARASAGRVSVKNALARVIPEKLAAQVVAEVGLEGNLADQNNAAIDRLADRVHRWQIKPVGSEGYRTAEVTLGGVDTDHLDARTMEAKAVPGLYFIGEVVDVTGWLGGYNFQWAWSSGWAAGQVC, encoded by the coding sequence ATGACATGGGATGTGATCATCATCGGGGCGGGTGCCGCAGGCATGATGTGTGCCATCGAGGCGGGGCGGCGCGGGCGCTCGGTCCTGGTGCTTGATCACGCCAAGGCCGCAGGCGAAAAGATCCGCATCTCGGGCGGGGGGCGGTGCAATTTCACCAACTTCGACATCCAGCCGGATCGCTTTTTGTCCCAGAACCCGCGCTTCGCGCTCTCGGCGCTCAAGCGCTACACCCAGTGGGATTTCATCGCGATGGTCGATGCGGCGGGTATCCCGTGGCACGAAAAGACGCTCGGGCAGCTCTTTTGCGACCGCTCCGCCAAGGATGTGATCGCGATGCTGCTGGGCGCGATGGACGACGCGGGCGCACAGCTGCGGCTGAACACCAGTGTCGAGGCCGTCGCGCAGCGGGAGGGCGGCTTTCGGATTGAGACCTCGGCGGGCGCGCTGGACTGCGCGGCTTTGGTGATCGCCACAGGCGGAAAGTCGATCCCGAAGATGGGCGCGACGGGATTTGGCTACAAGATCGCCGAGCAGTTCGGGCTGAACCTGATCGAGACACGGCCCGCGCTAGTGCCACTGACCTTTGCCGAACAAGAGCTGGCACGCACCAAGGATCTGGCCGGTGCATCCGTTACGGCAAAGGTTGCCTGCAACGGGGCGAGCTTTGACGAAGGCCTGCTGTTCACCCATCGGGGGCTGTCGGGGCCATCGGTGCTGCAAATCTCAAGTTACTGGCGCGAGGGGGACCTTCTGGAAGTCGATCTGGCGGCCGTCGCAAATGTCGGCGAGACCCTGAAAACCGCGCGCGCGTCGGCCGGGCGGGTGTCCGTGAAGAACGCGTTGGCGCGGGTGATACCGGAGAAGCTCGCGGCACAGGTTGTGGCTGAGGTCGGGCTCGAAGGAAACCTGGCCGATCAGAACAACGCGGCCATCGACCGGTTGGCAGACCGCGTGCATCGCTGGCAAATCAAACCCGTGGGCTCGGAAGGGTACAGGACCGCTGAGGTGACGCTGGGGGGCGTCGATACCGACCATCTGGACGCCCGCACGATGGAGGCTAAGGCGGTCCCGGGCCTGTATTTCATCGGCGAGGTCGTGGATGTGACGGGCTGGCTGGGGGGCTACAACTTCCAGTGGGCGTGGTCATCGGGATGGGCGGCCGGGCAGGTCTGCTAA
- the kdsA gene encoding 3-deoxy-8-phosphooctulonate synthase: MKTVKIGSLECSNDLPLTVIAGPCQLESRDHALMIASAMAKACAEAGARYIFKASYDKANRTSLSGKRGLGMEEGLRVLADVRAEIGCPALTDVHAPDHCAPAAEAVDVIQIPAFLSRQTDLLLAAGKSGAVVNIKKGQFLAPWDMPNVISKVESTGNEKILLTERGASFGYNALVADMRSLPTMAKTGYPVIMDATHSVQQPGGQGGSSGGQREFAPVMARAAVSLGIAGVFIETHEAPDTAPSDGPNMIPLDQMPALIKSLMAFDGLAKEDPCRV; the protein is encoded by the coding sequence ATGAAGACCGTGAAGATCGGGTCGCTTGAGTGCAGCAATGACCTGCCCTTGACCGTGATCGCTGGTCCCTGCCAGCTGGAAAGCCGCGACCACGCGCTGATGATCGCAAGCGCGATGGCGAAAGCCTGCGCGGAGGCGGGCGCGCGCTACATCTTCAAGGCAAGCTACGACAAGGCCAACCGCACCTCGCTCTCTGGCAAGCGTGGCTTGGGGATGGAGGAGGGGCTGCGCGTCCTCGCCGACGTGCGCGCCGAGATCGGCTGCCCCGCACTTACCGATGTGCACGCGCCCGACCACTGCGCCCCCGCGGCTGAGGCGGTGGACGTGATCCAGATCCCGGCTTTCCTGTCGCGCCAGACTGACCTGTTGCTTGCGGCGGGCAAAAGCGGCGCGGTCGTCAACATCAAGAAGGGCCAATTCTTGGCCCCGTGGGACATGCCAAATGTCATCTCCAAGGTGGAGAGCACCGGGAACGAGAAGATCCTTCTGACCGAGCGCGGTGCGTCCTTTGGCTACAACGCCTTGGTGGCGGATATGCGGTCTCTGCCCACCATGGCCAAGACCGGCTACCCGGTGATCATGGACGCGACCCATTCGGTGCAGCAACCCGGCGGGCAGGGCGGATCATCTGGTGGCCAGCGCGAGTTTGCGCCCGTGATGGCACGCGCCGCGGTGTCATTGGGCATCGCGGGTGTCTTTATCGAGACGCACGAGGCGCCGGATACGGCCCCCTCCGACGGGCCCAATATGATCCCACTGGACCAGATGCCCGCATTGATCAAAAGCCTGATGGCGTTTGATGGGCTTGCCAAGGAAGATCCCTGCCGGGTGTAG
- a CDS encoding capsule biosynthesis protein, whose protein sequence is MTTKPKAKKYRIRRSEGAAAQAKPAAPAQPAAHASGDGAPKPAVQSAAANVADVLQKEPMMFDNGSDDGFGDQTFRTDGAAAVAADPAEAEKPQTPAEAIDAIRREGLTGRQLRMARRVAQKQGLAPVSDFDAVRLLREKGIDPFKRANMLELVAKDQPSTPATTGDAKPQLPSTVTQKPQVPSTQVITEDQRAKDIMAIQKDIAKRRRRRATLLMIRLAIFVLLPTFVAGYYYYAVATPMYATKSEFIIQTAEPSSAGQLGGLFSGTGLATSQDSITVQGYLQSRDAMIRLDEDEGFKDHFAQPQVDALQRIEVDGTNEDAYKLYKKHVKIGYDPTEGVIKMEVSAADPATSALFSERLIDYAEERVDQLTARLRGDQMDGAEQSRRDAEAKMIAAQQRIVELQEKLGVLSPESEVQAVFGQITQLESELLSERISLQTTLENQRPNQAKVSASRNKIAQLESLIEEKRAQLTESNANTGSLARISGELLVAQADLEVRQGLLAQAEAQFEAARLEANRQVRYLSVGVTPVAPDEPTYPRAFENTVLAFLIFCAIYLMVSLTSSILREQV, encoded by the coding sequence ATGACTACGAAACCCAAAGCTAAGAAATACCGCATCCGGCGATCGGAAGGCGCGGCGGCCCAGGCCAAGCCTGCGGCCCCTGCGCAGCCTGCCGCGCACGCCTCTGGCGACGGCGCGCCGAAGCCCGCTGTGCAATCGGCGGCAGCGAACGTAGCCGATGTGCTCCAGAAAGAGCCGATGATGTTCGACAACGGGAGCGATGACGGCTTTGGCGATCAGACCTTCCGCACCGACGGAGCGGCTGCCGTGGCCGCGGACCCTGCCGAAGCGGAGAAGCCGCAAACCCCGGCAGAGGCCATTGATGCCATTCGCCGCGAAGGATTGACCGGCCGTCAGCTTCGCATGGCACGGCGCGTTGCGCAGAAACAGGGCCTGGCGCCGGTCTCCGATTTCGACGCCGTGCGCCTGCTGCGCGAGAAGGGGATCGACCCGTTCAAGCGCGCAAATATGCTGGAGCTCGTCGCCAAGGACCAGCCTTCGACCCCGGCCACGACCGGTGATGCGAAGCCCCAGCTTCCCTCCACGGTGACGCAGAAGCCGCAGGTGCCATCCACGCAGGTGATTACCGAGGACCAGCGCGCGAAAGACATCATGGCGATCCAGAAGGATATCGCCAAACGCCGCCGCCGCCGCGCGACGCTTCTGATGATCCGGCTGGCGATTTTTGTGCTGCTGCCGACATTCGTTGCGGGCTACTACTACTATGCCGTCGCCACGCCGATGTACGCCACCAAGTCGGAATTTATCATCCAGACGGCCGAGCCTTCATCGGCCGGACAACTTGGCGGGCTGTTCTCGGGCACCGGTCTTGCGACATCGCAGGACAGCATAACTGTTCAGGGCTACCTGCAATCGCGCGACGCAATGATCCGGCTGGACGAGGACGAAGGTTTCAAGGACCATTTCGCCCAGCCGCAAGTCGACGCGCTGCAACGCATCGAGGTCGATGGCACGAACGAGGACGCCTACAAGCTTTACAAAAAGCACGTCAAGATCGGCTATGACCCGACCGAGGGCGTGATCAAGATGGAGGTCAGCGCGGCTGATCCGGCGACCTCTGCGCTGTTCTCTGAGCGTTTGATCGACTACGCGGAAGAGCGTGTCGACCAGCTGACCGCCCGTTTGCGTGGCGATCAGATGGATGGGGCCGAACAGTCCCGCCGTGACGCCGAGGCCAAGATGATCGCGGCCCAGCAACGCATTGTCGAGCTGCAGGAAAAGCTGGGTGTCCTGAGCCCGGAGAGCGAAGTGCAGGCCGTTTTTGGCCAGATCACCCAACTTGAATCCGAGCTATTGAGCGAACGCATCTCGCTGCAGACGACATTGGAAAACCAGCGGCCCAATCAGGCCAAGGTCTCCGCCTCGCGCAACAAGATCGCGCAGCTGGAAAGCCTGATCGAAGAGAAACGGGCGCAACTGACCGAAAGCAACGCCAACACCGGCTCGCTGGCCCGGATTTCGGGCGAGCTGTTGGTGGCGCAGGCCGATCTGGAGGTCCGCCAAGGGCTTCTGGCCCAGGCCGAAGCCCAGTTCGAGGCGGCGCGGCTGGAGGCGAACCGTCAGGTGCGCTACCTGTCCGTGGGCGTGACGCCGGTCGCACCGGACGAGCCGACCTATCCGCGCGCGTTCGAGAACACGGTGCTCGCCTTCTTGATCTTCTGTGCCATTTACCTGATGGTCTCGCTGACGTCGTCTATCCTCCGCGAACAGGTATGA
- a CDS encoding ABC transporter ATP-binding protein: MIEFRDVSKSFWTGTQRKVILDRASFRVDLGHSIGILAPNGTGKTTIINMMAGLEKPDEGEIVRTSRISFPLGFMGGVAGKHTARENCRYIARLYSLDPDYIEAFCRYLCGLEEYFDMPVGTYSSGMRARFTFSLLLALEFDIYLIDEGMPATTDVEFNRKAGSILRDRLQKATVIVVSHQPETLEKFCRSAAVLSKGKLVMFDTLEEAKHLYDYETQS; encoded by the coding sequence ATGATTGAGTTTAGAGACGTCAGCAAGTCCTTCTGGACGGGCACGCAGCGCAAGGTGATCCTTGACCGCGCCTCGTTCCGTGTGGATTTGGGCCACTCGATCGGCATCCTCGCGCCCAATGGCACCGGCAAGACCACGATCATCAACATGATGGCGGGGCTGGAGAAGCCGGATGAGGGCGAGATCGTACGCACCTCGCGCATCTCCTTCCCGCTGGGCTTCATGGGCGGCGTGGCCGGAAAGCACACCGCGCGCGAGAACTGCCGCTACATTGCGCGGCTCTACTCGCTTGATCCCGACTATATCGAGGCCTTCTGCCGCTACCTGTGCGGGCTGGAGGAATATTTCGATATGCCGGTCGGGACCTACTCGTCGGGCATGCGGGCGCGCTTCACCTTTTCGCTGCTGCTCGCGCTGGAATTTGACATCTACCTCATCGACGAGGGGATGCCCGCCACGACCGACGTGGAATTCAATCGAAAGGCCGGGTCCATCCTGCGGGACCGGCTGCAAAAGGCCACGGTAATCGTGGTGTCCCACCAGCCCGAAACGCTGGAGAAATTCTGTCGCTCGGCGGCGGTCCTGAGTAAGGGCAAGCTGGTCATGTTCGACACTTTGGAAGAAGCGAAGCATTTGTATGACTACGAAACCCAAAGCTAA
- a CDS encoding permease: MADLTQSPPAIWAKLPKVWLTSAAILALLALLDTAQVGPVLQGTLESMGHTGLFILFAVLAIGYLKATGAEAVVAEAFKGRQSRMIFLAALLGGLAPFCSCEVIPFIAALLVAGVPLSAVMAFWLASPLMDPAMFLITSGTLGWDFAIAKTASAVGLGLFGGFATMALARTPIFVDPLREVSQGGCGCGSPFKGTPVWRFWSEPKRVEVFKSAAWENLAFLAKWLFLAYLLENLMVLYVPAELVSSVLGGSGVWPVVLGALVGAPAYLNGYAAVPLVDALLTQGMSPGAAMSFMLAGGVSCIPAAIAVWALVKPRVFAAYLGLAFLGSVSAGLVWGLIA, encoded by the coding sequence ATGGCTGACCTGACCCAATCGCCCCCCGCCATCTGGGCCAAACTGCCCAAGGTCTGGCTGACCAGCGCTGCGATACTGGCGCTGTTGGCGCTGCTCGACACCGCGCAGGTCGGCCCCGTGCTGCAGGGTACGCTCGAGTCCATGGGCCATACCGGCCTCTTCATCCTGTTTGCGGTTCTGGCGATTGGCTATCTCAAGGCCACCGGGGCCGAGGCCGTGGTGGCCGAAGCCTTCAAGGGCCGCCAAAGCCGCATGATCTTCCTTGCCGCGCTTCTGGGCGGGCTTGCGCCGTTTTGTTCCTGCGAGGTGATCCCGTTCATCGCCGCGCTTCTCGTGGCGGGCGTGCCCTTGTCGGCGGTGATGGCCTTTTGGCTCGCCTCGCCGCTGATGGATCCGGCGATGTTCCTGATCACCTCCGGCACGCTGGGTTGGGATTTTGCGATTGCCAAGACGGCGTCTGCCGTGGGCCTTGGCCTGTTCGGCGGTTTTGCGACCATGGCGCTCGCCCGCACGCCGATCTTCGTCGATCCCCTGCGCGAGGTCAGCCAAGGCGGCTGCGGCTGCGGATCGCCCTTCAAAGGCACGCCCGTATGGCGCTTCTGGTCTGAGCCCAAGCGGGTCGAGGTGTTCAAATCCGCCGCATGGGAGAACCTTGCCTTCCTCGCCAAGTGGTTGTTTTTGGCGTATCTTTTGGAGAACCTGATGGTGCTCTATGTGCCCGCAGAGCTGGTCTCTTCCGTGCTGGGTGGCAGCGGTGTCTGGCCGGTCGTGCTGGGGGCCCTGGTGGGCGCGCCTGCTTATCTGAACGGCTATGCGGCCGTGCCGCTGGTCGATGCGCTTTTGACCCAAGGCATGAGCCCCGGCGCCGCGATGTCCTTCATGCTGGCCGGTGGCGTCAGCTGCATCCCCGCCGCCATCGCCGTCTGGGCGCTGGTCAAGCCGCGGGTGTTCGCGGCCTATCTTGGGCTGGCCTTCCTGGGCTCGGTATCTGCGGGGCTCGTTTGGGGGCTGATCGCCTGA
- a CDS encoding ArsR/SmtB family transcription factor: MKTFIDPDLSLVEAASAYAALGSEQRLQLLRTLTRSGAQGMSIGSLGEATGLSGANLTHHLKILANSGLIQQTRQGRSVICAMADTATFKRLNDFLLAECCADLEDHHHG, encoded by the coding sequence ATGAAAACATTTATCGACCCCGACCTGTCCCTTGTCGAAGCCGCCAGCGCCTATGCCGCCCTTGGATCAGAGCAGCGCTTGCAGCTGTTGCGCACCCTGACCCGATCAGGCGCGCAAGGCATGAGCATCGGGTCGTTGGGCGAGGCGACCGGGCTTTCGGGCGCGAACCTGACCCACCATCTGAAAATTCTCGCAAATTCCGGGCTGATCCAGCAGACCCGGCAGGGGCGTTCGGTGATCTGCGCGATGGCCGACACCGCGACGTTCAAGCGGCTCAATGACTTCCTGCTGGCCGAATGCTGCGCCGATCTCGAGGACCATCACCATGGCTGA
- a CDS encoding uracil-DNA glycosylase family protein, whose translation MPLDTLKSDLAACTICADRFAATHTAHAPKPLVWFEPSARVLIASQAPGMRAHLGPVPFMDASGVRLRDWLGLDEARFYDRSKLAIVPMGFCFPGYDADGGDLPPPAICARTWRARVLAALPEVKLTLLIGARAQSWHLGPGRMTDRVADWRAHAPDVFPLPHPSWRNTAWLKRNPWFEAELLPALRARVAEVMA comes from the coding sequence ATGCCGCTCGACACCCTGAAATCCGACCTTGCCGCCTGCACAATCTGCGCGGACCGCTTTGCCGCAACCCATACCGCGCACGCGCCCAAGCCGTTGGTCTGGTTCGAGCCAAGTGCGCGGGTTCTGATCGCTTCACAAGCCCCCGGAATGCGCGCCCACCTAGGGCCGGTGCCGTTCATGGACGCCTCTGGCGTGCGGTTGCGGGACTGGCTGGGGCTGGACGAGGCGCGGTTCTACGACCGCAGCAAACTGGCCATCGTGCCGATGGGGTTCTGCTTTCCGGGCTATGACGCAGATGGCGGCGACCTGCCGCCACCCGCAATCTGCGCGCGCACATGGCGGGCGCGCGTTTTGGCGGCCTTGCCAGAGGTCAAGCTAACACTGCTGATCGGTGCGCGCGCGCAAAGCTGGCACCTTGGCCCCGGCCGCATGACGGACCGGGTGGCCGACTGGCGCGCCCATGCGCCGGATGTCTTCCCCCTGCCCCATCCGTCCTGGCGCAACACCGCGTGGCTCAAGCGCAACCCGTGGTTCGAGGCAGAGCTGCTGCCCGCCCTGCGCGCACGCGTGGCGGAGGTGATGGCGTGA
- a CDS encoding uracil-DNA glycosylase family protein, whose protein sequence is MSLEALKSDLASCTICADRFAATHTGHAPRPVVWFDRGARLLIAGQAPGARVHESGQPFTDPSGDRLRDWMGVDEATFYDRTRVAILPMAFCFPGYDAKGSDLPPPPVCAQTWRAPLLDALPEIKLTLLIGGYAQKFHLGTRNVTETVAAWRDHAPGIIPLPHPSWRNTAWLKRNPWFEAELLPVLRARVQEALT, encoded by the coding sequence GTGAGCCTTGAGGCGCTGAAATCCGACCTTGCCAGCTGCACGATCTGCGCGGACCGCTTCGCGGCGACCCATACCGGCCATGCGCCACGCCCGGTCGTCTGGTTCGACCGGGGCGCGCGGCTGCTGATCGCGGGGCAGGCCCCCGGCGCGCGGGTGCATGAAAGCGGCCAGCCTTTCACCGATCCGTCTGGCGACCGGCTGCGCGACTGGATGGGGGTGGATGAGGCGACATTCTACGACCGCACGCGCGTGGCGATCCTGCCCATGGCGTTCTGCTTCCCGGGCTATGATGCAAAAGGCTCCGACCTGCCGCCGCCGCCGGTCTGTGCGCAGACATGGCGCGCGCCGCTGCTGGACGCGCTGCCGGAGATCAAACTGACCCTGTTGATCGGCGGCTATGCGCAGAAATTCCACCTTGGGACCCGCAACGTGACCGAGACGGTCGCGGCCTGGCGCGACCACGCGCCTGGGATTATCCCCTTGCCGCACCCGTCCTGGCGCAATACCGCATGGCTCAAGCGCAACCCGTGGTTCGAGGCCGAGCTGCTGCCGGTGCTGCGCGCCCGTGTTCAAGAGGCCCTCACATGA
- a CDS encoding SseB family protein: MTPIDVAHAAMEAAPDDDAARLRFYERLGDAELELLLEAEPEGDQIAPQVFPVDGVDYVLAFDRTERLAAFAEATVPHVTLSGRVLAGILAGQGIGLGVNVDVAPSSILIPPDAVAWLADTLAHGPAQAQDAPSEIRAPAGLPESLITALDAKLATAAGLAQAAYLAGVTYRSGTRGHMLAFVGAEPAAEAALARAANEALVFSGIEAGALDVTFLDARSTIVGALTKHGLRFDLPQPIEPAARPAPGSDPEKPPSL; encoded by the coding sequence ATGACGCCCATCGATGTCGCCCACGCCGCCATGGAGGCCGCGCCCGACGATGATGCCGCCCGGCTGCGCTTCTACGAGCGTTTGGGCGACGCGGAGTTGGAGCTGCTGCTGGAGGCCGAGCCGGAGGGCGACCAAATCGCCCCGCAGGTCTTCCCGGTGGACGGGGTCGACTACGTGCTGGCCTTTGACCGGACTGAGCGGCTCGCGGCCTTTGCCGAGGCGACCGTGCCCCATGTGACCCTGTCGGGCCGGGTGCTGGCGGGGATACTCGCGGGCCAGGGCATCGGGCTGGGCGTGAACGTGGATGTCGCGCCATCGTCGATCCTGATTCCGCCCGACGCGGTCGCGTGGCTGGCCGACACGCTCGCCCATGGCCCGGCGCAGGCGCAGGATGCTCCGTCAGAGATCCGCGCGCCTGCGGGCTTGCCGGAAAGCCTGATCACCGCGCTCGACGCCAAGCTCGCGACCGCCGCAGGGCTGGCGCAAGCGGCCTATCTGGCGGGCGTCACGTATCGCAGCGGCACCCGTGGCCACATGCTGGCCTTCGTGGGGGCGGAGCCCGCCGCGGAAGCCGCGCTGGCCCGCGCGGCGAACGAGGCACTGGTCTTTTCCGGCATCGAGGCGGGCGCGCTGGATGTGACGTTCCTGGACGCGAGATCGACCATCGTCGGCGCGCTCACCAAGCACGGGCTGCGTTTTGACCTGCCCCAGCCGATCGAACCCGCGGCCCGCCCCGCTCCCGGCAGCGATCCGGAGAAGCCCCCAAGCCTGTGA
- a CDS encoding 2-hydroxyacid dehydrogenase: MINVLFASGSPGYDDYEAPLRAAFEAAGLAVNLSPEMDPAEVEYVIYGPSKGQLDFTPFKRLKAVLSLWAGVETMVTNETLQVPLCRMVDHGLTEGMVEWVMGHALRFHLGMDTHLQGQDGIWRAGSAPPLARERKVCVLGLGALGSACAQALAALNFEVHGWVRLEKSLEGVTCHHGESGLAPALRAADIVVLLLPATPATTHVINAERLALLAPGACLLNPGRGPLVDDDALLAALAGGLGHAVLDVFDVEPLPADHPFWAHPKVVVTPHIASETRAVTAAQVVAENVRRGEAGEPFLHQVDRDAGY; the protein is encoded by the coding sequence ATGATCAATGTGCTCTTCGCCTCCGGCTCGCCCGGGTATGACGACTACGAAGCCCCTTTGCGTGCGGCGTTCGAGGCCGCCGGATTGGCGGTTAACCTGTCGCCGGAGATGGACCCGGCCGAAGTGGAATATGTGATCTATGGCCCCTCAAAGGGCCAGCTGGACTTCACGCCGTTTAAGCGGCTGAAAGCGGTGTTGAGCCTTTGGGCTGGGGTCGAGACGATGGTCACAAACGAAACCTTGCAGGTGCCGCTGTGCCGGATGGTCGATCACGGTTTGACCGAAGGCATGGTCGAATGGGTCATGGGCCACGCGCTGCGCTTTCACCTTGGCATGGACACGCATCTGCAGGGCCAGGATGGTATCTGGCGCGCGGGCTCCGCGCCGCCTCTGGCGCGCGAGCGCAAGGTCTGTGTCCTGGGGCTGGGGGCCTTGGGGTCGGCCTGCGCGCAGGCGCTGGCCGCGCTGAATTTCGAGGTCCATGGCTGGGTGCGCTTGGAGAAGAGTTTGGAGGGCGTGACGTGTCATCACGGGGAAAGCGGGCTCGCGCCCGCTTTGCGCGCCGCGGATATCGTGGTGCTTTTGCTGCCCGCCACGCCCGCCACGACCCATGTGATCAATGCCGAGCGTCTGGCGCTGCTCGCGCCGGGCGCGTGCCTTTTGAACCCGGGTCGCGGTCCGCTGGTGGATGATGACGCGCTGCTCGCCGCCCTCGCGGGCGGCTTGGGCCACGCTGTGCTGGATGTGTTCGATGTCGAGCCGCTGCCTGCAGATCATCCCTTTTGGGCGCATCCCAAAGTGGTCGTCACGCCCCATATCGCCTCCGAGACCCGCGCGGTGACCGCGGCCCAGGTCGTGGCGGAGAATGTGCGCCGGGGCGAGGCGGGCGAGCCGTTTCTGCACCAAGTCGACCGGGACGCCGGGTATTAG
- the rodA gene encoding rod shape-determining protein RodA, translating to MSYLEYNVKSVPSGLSKVLYLNWPVVLLLTAIASVGFLMLYSVAGGSLNPWAEPQMKRFALGLFLMFLVAMVPVWFLRNIAGLAYGLSILLLIGVEFFGVTGMGAQRWIDLGFMRLQPSELTKITLVMFLAAYYDWVDIKKISRPFWVFLPVLIIALPVFLVLRQPDLGTALLLVFGGGGLMFLAGVHWAYFAAVIGAAAGLVGAVFESRGTTWQLLKDYQYRRIDTFIDPASDPLGAGYHITQSKIALGSGGWTGRGYMQGTQSRLNFLPEKHTDFIFTTLAEEFGFVGGISLLALYVLVLVFCVISALSNKDRFASLLTLGIGLTFFLFFAVNMSMVMGLAPVVGVPLPMVSYGGSAMLVLLIAFGLMQSAHVHRPR from the coding sequence ATGAGTTACCTCGAGTATAACGTCAAATCGGTGCCGTCCGGGCTGTCCAAGGTGCTGTACCTGAACTGGCCGGTGGTGCTGCTGCTGACGGCCATCGCGAGCGTGGGTTTCCTGATGCTTTACTCGGTGGCTGGTGGTTCGTTGAACCCGTGGGCCGAGCCGCAGATGAAGCGGTTCGCGTTGGGCTTGTTCCTGATGTTCCTCGTGGCGATGGTGCCTGTCTGGTTCCTGCGCAACATCGCCGGACTCGCATATGGCCTGTCGATCCTATTGCTGATCGGCGTGGAATTTTTCGGGGTCACCGGGATGGGCGCGCAACGGTGGATCGACCTGGGCTTCATGCGATTGCAGCCGTCGGAGCTGACCAAGATCACCTTGGTGATGTTCCTCGCGGCTTATTATGACTGGGTCGATATAAAGAAAATCTCCCGTCCGTTCTGGGTGTTCCTGCCGGTGCTGATCATCGCGCTTCCGGTGTTTCTGGTGCTGCGCCAGCCGGACCTCGGCACGGCGCTGTTGCTAGTATTCGGCGGTGGTGGCTTGATGTTTCTGGCGGGCGTGCATTGGGCTTATTTCGCTGCGGTGATTGGCGCCGCTGCGGGGCTTGTGGGCGCGGTGTTCGAGAGCCGTGGTACGACCTGGCAACTTCTGAAGGACTACCAATACCGCCGGATCGACACGTTCATCGACCCCGCCTCCGACCCGCTTGGGGCGGGGTATCACATCACGCAATCGAAGATCGCGCTGGGCTCCGGTGGCTGGACCGGGCGCGGCTATATGCAAGGCACGCAGTCGCGGCTGAACTTCCTGCCGGAGAAGCATACCGACTTCATCTTCACGACACTGGCTGAGGAGTTTGGCTTTGTGGGCGGAATTTCCCTGCTGGCGCTATACGTGCTGGTGCTGGTCTTCTGCGTGATCTCGGCGCTGTCGAACAAGGACCGCTTTGCGTCGCTGCTGACGCTGGGGATCGGGCTGACCTTCTTTTTGTTCTTTGCCGTCAACATGTCCATGGTGATGGGGCTGGCCCCGGTGGTGGGCGTGCCGCTGCCGATGGTGAGCTACGGCGGCTCCGCGATGCTGGTCCTGCTGATCGCCTTCGGGCTCATGCAGAGCGCCCATGTCCACCGTCCGCGTTAA